The following proteins are co-located in the Pseudomonas synxantha genome:
- the bamC gene encoding outer membrane protein assembly factor BamC produces MKRLAGLSALALIISSTSGCGWVWGPEGYFRDRGSDYLEAQATKPMQLPPDVNVAKRLDPLLPIPRNVADDTVKGEYVVPRPQPITAVADASDYSLQKSGDNRWIVAQRPPAEVWPVAVQFFQDNGFRIDQQRPQTGEFTTAWQQGRELSANMAQRLLAGGVAADSEARVRVRIEPGVQRNTSEVYVVSAERPAGSTANVDFTPRSVNTGVDAALVDEMLASMSRISEKGGSVSLLAARDYDTPNRVSLTEDGSGNVVLNLGEDLDRAWASVGRALEQGPWRVEDINRSLGLYYINVAEKAEKKDDEPGFFGKLFGSTPTKEEVETRAERYQVRLSKVGESVQVTVEKNINTVAPAETARKVLGVIQDNLG; encoded by the coding sequence ATGAAGCGATTGGCCGGACTTTCCGCACTTGCCTTGATTATCTCCAGCACCAGTGGCTGCGGTTGGGTATGGGGCCCGGAAGGCTACTTCCGTGACCGCGGCAGCGATTACCTGGAAGCGCAAGCAACCAAACCGATGCAACTGCCGCCTGACGTCAATGTCGCCAAGCGCCTTGACCCGTTGCTGCCGATTCCGCGCAACGTAGCCGACGACACCGTCAAGGGCGAGTACGTGGTACCGCGTCCACAGCCGATTACCGCAGTGGCGGATGCCAGCGACTACAGCCTGCAGAAAAGCGGCGACAACCGCTGGATCGTGGCCCAGCGCCCACCCGCCGAAGTCTGGCCGGTGGCGGTGCAGTTCTTCCAGGACAACGGTTTTCGCATCGACCAGCAACGCCCGCAGACCGGTGAGTTCACCACGGCGTGGCAGCAAGGTCGCGAGCTGTCCGCGAACATGGCCCAGCGCCTGTTGGCTGGCGGTGTAGCCGCCGACAGCGAAGCCCGTGTGCGGGTACGCATCGAGCCAGGCGTGCAGCGCAATACCAGTGAAGTCTATGTGGTCAGCGCCGAGCGTCCTGCCGGCAGCACTGCCAATGTTGATTTCACCCCGCGTTCGGTCAACACCGGCGTCGATGCCGCGCTGGTCGACGAGATGCTCGCCAGCATGAGCCGTATCTCCGAGAAGGGCGGTTCCGTTTCCCTGCTCGCCGCCCGTGACTACGACACGCCTAACCGCGTCAGCCTCACCGAAGACGGCAGCGGTAACGTGGTGCTGAACTTGGGTGAAGACCTCGACCGTGCCTGGGCCAGTGTTGGCCGTGCATTGGAGCAGGGCCCTTGGCGCGTTGAAGACATCAACCGCAGCCTGGGCCTGTACTACATCAACGTGGCTGAAAAGGCGGAGAAGAAAGACGACGAGCCAGGTTTCTTCGGCAAACTGTTCGGCAGCACGCCGACCAAGGAAGAGGTCGAAACCCGCGCCGAGCGTTACCAGGTTCGTTTGAGCAAGGTTGGCGAAAGCGTGCAAGTCACCGTCGAGAAGAACATCAACACCGTCGCGCCGGCTGAAACAGCGCGCAAAGTGTTGGGCGTGATTCAAGACAACCTGGGCTGA
- the dapA gene encoding 4-hydroxy-tetrahydrodipicolinate synthase, whose amino-acid sequence MIAGSMVALVTPMDAQGRLDWDSLGKLVDFHLQEGTNAIVAVGTTGESATLDVEEHIQVIEFVVKRVAGRIHVIAGTGANSTREAIELTRNAKKAGADACLLVTPYYNKPTQEGLYQHFKTIAEAVDIPQILYNVPGRTACDMKAETVIRLSTVPNIIGIKEATGDLQRAKDILAGVSSDFLVYSGDDATAVELILLGGKGNISVTANVAPRAMSDMCAAAIAGDAATARAIHEKLMPLNKTLFIESNPIPVKWALTEMGLMPDGIRLPLTRLSEACHEPLRQALRQSGVLV is encoded by the coding sequence ATGATTGCGGGCAGTATGGTGGCACTGGTCACACCCATGGATGCACAAGGTCGTCTCGACTGGGATAGCCTGGGCAAACTGGTGGACTTCCACCTGCAAGAGGGCACCAACGCTATCGTGGCGGTCGGCACCACAGGTGAATCGGCCACCCTTGATGTGGAAGAGCACATCCAGGTGATCGAGTTCGTGGTCAAGCGCGTCGCGGGCCGTATCCACGTGATTGCGGGAACGGGCGCCAACTCCACGCGTGAAGCGATCGAGCTGACCCGCAACGCCAAGAAAGCCGGCGCCGACGCTTGCCTGCTGGTCACGCCGTATTACAACAAGCCGACCCAGGAAGGCCTGTACCAGCACTTCAAGACCATCGCCGAAGCGGTCGACATCCCGCAGATCCTCTATAACGTACCGGGTCGCACCGCGTGCGATATGAAGGCCGAGACCGTAATCCGCCTGTCCACCGTGCCGAACATCATCGGCATCAAGGAAGCCACCGGCGACCTGCAGCGCGCCAAGGACATCCTGGCCGGCGTGAGCAGCGACTTCCTGGTGTATTCCGGTGACGACGCCACCGCTGTCGAATTGATCCTGCTGGGCGGCAAGGGCAACATTTCCGTGACCGCCAACGTGGCCCCGCGTGCCATGAGCGACATGTGCGCGGCCGCCATCGCCGGCGATGCCGCGACGGCCCGTGCGATCCACGAGAAGTTGATGCCGCTCAACAAGACACTGTTTATCGAATCCAATCCTATTCCCGTGAAATGGGCGCTGACTGAGATGGGCCTGATGCCGGACGGTATCCGTCTGCCGCTCACCCGGCTCAGCGAAGCCTGTCACGAACCGCTGCGACAGGCCCTGCGCCAGTCCGGCGTCCTGGTTTAA
- a CDS encoding glycine cleavage system protein R — translation MSTPTVREQFLVISALGANPMELTNVLCRASHENRCAVVTSRLTRHGECSALVLQISGSWDALARLETGLPGLAKKHDFTVNVVRSAALENRPQALPYVAYVSSAYRSDIVNELCQFFIDHNVELENLTCDTYQAPQTGGTMLNATFTVTLPAGVQISWLRDQFLDFADALNLDALIEPWRPQNPM, via the coding sequence ATGTCCACCCCCACAGTTCGCGAACAATTCCTTGTTATCAGTGCCCTCGGCGCCAACCCCATGGAGCTGACCAACGTCCTGTGCCGCGCCAGCCATGAGAACCGCTGCGCCGTCGTGACCTCGCGCCTGACCCGCCACGGCGAGTGCAGTGCGCTGGTATTGCAGATCTCCGGCTCCTGGGACGCCTTGGCGCGTCTGGAAACCGGCCTGCCGGGCCTGGCCAAGAAACACGACTTCACTGTCAATGTGGTGCGCAGCGCCGCCCTGGAAAATCGCCCGCAGGCCCTGCCTTATGTGGCGTACGTCAGCTCGGCCTACCGCTCGGACATCGTCAACGAGTTGTGTCAGTTCTTCATCGACCACAACGTCGAGCTGGAAAACCTGACCTGCGATACCTACCAGGCGCCACAGACCGGCGGCACCATGCTCAACGCCACGTTCACCGTGACCCTGCCGGCCGGCGTGCAGATCAGCTGGTTGCGCGACCAGTTTCTGGACTTCGCCGATGCCCTGAACCTCGACGCCTTGATCGAGCCATGGCGCCCACAGAACCCAATGTAA
- a CDS encoding peroxiredoxin: protein MPVAIDKPVADFEAQATSGQTFSLAALKGKQVVIYFYPKDSTPGCTTEGQGFRDQYAAFKAANTEVFGVSRDSVKSHENFKGKQEFPFELISDKDEAVCQLFDVIKLKKLYGKEYLGVDRSTFLIDSEGVLRQEWRGVKVPGHVDAVLAAAQALNKA from the coding sequence ATGCCGGTAGCCATCGACAAACCCGTGGCCGATTTCGAAGCCCAGGCCACCAGCGGCCAGACTTTCAGCCTCGCGGCCCTCAAGGGCAAGCAAGTGGTGATCTACTTCTACCCGAAGGACAGCACCCCGGGCTGCACCACCGAAGGCCAGGGTTTTCGTGACCAGTACGCAGCGTTCAAGGCCGCCAACACCGAGGTGTTTGGTGTGTCGCGTGACAGCGTGAAGTCCCACGAAAACTTCAAGGGCAAGCAGGAATTCCCCTTCGAGCTGATCAGCGATAAAGACGAGGCGGTTTGCCAGCTGTTCGATGTGATCAAGCTGAAGAAGCTGTACGGCAAGGAATACCTGGGCGTGGATCGCAGCACCTTCCTGATCGACAGCGAAGGCGTGCTGCGTCAGGAATGGCGGGGCGTGAAGGTACCGGGACATGTGGATGCGGTCCTGGCCGCGGCGCAGGCGCTGAACAAGGCCTGA
- a CDS encoding sulfurtransferase TusA family protein, which translates to MTDAVAFDAELDACGLNCPLPLLKAKLELNRMASGAVLKVTATDAGSQRDFRTFARLAGHTLLHEEEAAGVYHYWLRKA; encoded by the coding sequence ATGACCGACGCTGTAGCCTTTGACGCCGAACTCGATGCCTGCGGCCTCAATTGCCCGTTGCCCTTGCTCAAGGCCAAGCTGGAACTCAATCGTATGGCCAGCGGCGCCGTGCTCAAGGTGACCGCTACGGATGCAGGCTCACAGCGTGATTTCAGGACCTTCGCCAGGCTGGCGGGCCATACGCTGCTCCACGAAGAAGAGGCCGCCGGTGTGTACCATTATTGGTTGCGCAAGGCCTGA
- a CDS encoding M48 family metalloprotease, with translation MTFLRPTLLTLACLLASPAFADELPSLGDASSAIVSPQQEYQLGRAWLAYLRGQVSQLNDPQLKDYVETSVYKLVETSQVNDRRLEFILINSPQLNAFAAPGGIVGVNGGLFLNAQTEGEYASVLAHELAHLSQRHFARGVEAQSRMQLPMMAALLGGIIAAAAGAGDAGIAAIAGSQAAAIQEQRRFSRQNEQEADRIGILNLEKAGYDPRSMPTMFERLMRQYRFDAKPPEFLLTHPVTESRIADTRNRAEQAKPGGKEDSLRYQLIRARVQLKYEDTPGLAAKRFQAQLDENPKNDVARYGLAIAQIKGTQLKEARESLAPLLAKAPNDITYNLAQIELDITSNRMPDAQQRTDRMLTQYPSNYPLNQVRVDLLLKQNRTADAEKALDGLLKSRPDDPDVWYQVAETRGLSGNIIGLHQARAEYFALVGDFQQAIQQLDFAKRRAGNNFPLSSRIDARQRELIEQERLVKGMMS, from the coding sequence ATGACTTTTTTGCGCCCTACCCTGCTGACGCTGGCCTGCCTGCTGGCCTCCCCGGCCTTCGCTGACGAGCTGCCGTCACTCGGCGACGCCAGTTCTGCCATTGTCTCGCCCCAACAGGAATACCAACTGGGCCGCGCCTGGCTGGCCTACCTGCGCGGCCAGGTCTCGCAGCTCAATGACCCGCAACTCAAGGATTACGTCGAAACCAGCGTGTACAAGCTGGTGGAGACCAGCCAGGTCAATGACCGGCGCCTGGAATTCATCCTGATCAACAGCCCCCAACTCAATGCCTTTGCGGCACCTGGCGGGATCGTCGGGGTCAACGGCGGCTTGTTCCTCAATGCCCAGACCGAAGGTGAATACGCGTCGGTACTGGCCCACGAACTGGCGCACTTGTCCCAGCGCCACTTCGCCCGGGGCGTGGAGGCGCAGTCGCGCATGCAACTGCCGATGATGGCCGCCCTGCTCGGCGGTATCATCGCCGCCGCCGCGGGTGCAGGCGACGCAGGTATCGCCGCGATTGCCGGCTCACAAGCCGCAGCGATCCAGGAACAACGCCGATTCTCCCGGCAGAACGAACAAGAGGCCGACCGTATTGGCATCCTCAACCTGGAGAAAGCCGGCTACGACCCACGCTCCATGCCGACCATGTTCGAACGCCTGATGCGCCAATACCGCTTCGATGCCAAGCCACCTGAATTCCTATTGACTCACCCGGTGACTGAGTCGCGGATCGCCGATACCCGCAACCGCGCCGAGCAGGCCAAACCCGGCGGCAAGGAAGACAGCCTGCGCTATCAGTTGATTCGCGCAAGGGTGCAATTGAAGTACGAAGACACGCCAGGTCTTGCCGCCAAGCGCTTCCAGGCACAGTTGGACGAGAACCCCAAGAACGATGTGGCGCGATATGGGCTGGCCATCGCACAGATCAAGGGCACCCAACTCAAGGAAGCACGGGAGAGCCTGGCACCGCTGCTGGCCAAGGCGCCCAACGACATCACTTACAACCTGGCGCAGATCGAGCTGGACATCACCAGCAACCGCATGCCGGACGCACAGCAACGTACCGACCGCATGCTCACCCAGTACCCCAGCAACTATCCGCTGAATCAGGTGCGAGTGGACTTGTTGCTTAAGCAGAACCGCACCGCTGATGCGGAGAAAGCGCTGGATGGGCTGCTCAAGTCCCGGCCGGACGATCCGGACGTGTGGTATCAGGTCGCCGAGACCCGCGGCTTGTCCGGCAACATCATCGGCCTGCACCAGGCTCGTGCCGAATACTTCGCCCTGGTGGGTGATTTCCAGCAAGCCATCCAGCAGTTGGACTTTGCCAAGCGGCGCGCCGGCAATAATTTCCCACTGTCCTCGCGCATCGATGCCCGCCAGCGTGAGCTGATCGAACAGGAGCGCTTGGTCAAAGGCATGATGAGCTAA
- a CDS encoding DegQ family serine endoprotease, whose amino-acid sequence MSIPRLKSYLSIVATVLVLGQALPAQAVELPDFTQLVEQASPAVVNISTTQKLPDRKVSNQQMPDLEGLPPMLREFFERGMPQPRAPRGGGGQREAQSLGSGFIISPDGYILTNNHVIADADEILVRLADRSELKAKLIGTDPRSDVALLKIDGKDLPVLKLGKSQDLKAGQWVVAIGSPFGFDHTVTQGIVSAIGRSLPNENYVPFIQTDVPINPGNSGGPLFNLAGEVVGINSQIYTRSGGFMGVSFAIPIDVAMDVSNQLKSGGKVSRGWLGVVIQEVNKDLAESFGLDKPAGALVAQIQDNGPAAKGGLKVGDVILSMNGQPIIMSADLPHLVGALKAGGKAKLEVIRDGKRQNVELTVGAIPEEGATLDALGNAKPGAERSSNRLGIAVVELTAEQKKTFDLQSGVVIKEVQDGPAALIGLQPGDVITHLNNQAIDSTKEFTDIAKALPKNRSVSMRVLRQGRASFITFKLAE is encoded by the coding sequence ATGTCGATACCACGTTTGAAGTCTTACCTATCCATAGTCGCCACAGTGCTGGTGCTGGGTCAGGCCTTGCCTGCGCAAGCAGTCGAACTGCCTGACTTCACCCAATTGGTGGAGCAGGCCTCGCCTGCGGTGGTGAACATCAGTACCACGCAAAAACTGCCGGATCGCAAAGTATCGAACCAGCAGATGCCGGATCTGGAAGGCTTGCCGCCCATGCTGCGCGAGTTCTTCGAGCGCGGCATGCCGCAACCACGCGCCCCTCGTGGCGGCGGTGGTCAGCGCGAAGCCCAGTCGCTGGGTTCCGGCTTCATCATCTCGCCCGACGGCTATATCCTCACCAACAATCACGTGATTGCCGATGCCGACGAGATTCTCGTACGCCTGGCTGATCGCAGTGAACTCAAGGCCAAGCTGATCGGTACCGACCCACGCTCCGACGTGGCGCTGCTGAAAATCGATGGCAAGGACTTGCCGGTCCTCAAGCTCGGTAAATCCCAGGACTTGAAAGCCGGCCAATGGGTGGTAGCCATCGGTTCACCGTTCGGCTTCGACCATACTGTGACCCAGGGCATTGTCAGTGCCATCGGTCGCAGCCTGCCGAATGAAAACTATGTACCGTTCATCCAGACCGACGTGCCGATCAACCCGGGCAATTCCGGTGGTCCGTTGTTCAACCTGGCTGGCGAAGTCGTGGGGATCAACTCGCAGATCTACACGCGCTCCGGCGGTTTCATGGGCGTTTCCTTCGCGATCCCGATCGACGTGGCCATGGACGTTTCCAACCAGTTGAAGAGCGGTGGCAAGGTCAGCCGAGGTTGGTTGGGTGTGGTCATCCAGGAAGTGAACAAGGATCTGGCTGAGTCCTTCGGCCTCGACAAGCCGGCCGGTGCGCTGGTTGCACAGATTCAGGACAATGGCCCTGCAGCCAAGGGGGGGCTGAAAGTCGGCGACGTGATCCTGAGCATGAACGGTCAGCCAATCATCATGTCGGCCGACCTGCCTCATCTGGTCGGCGCGCTCAAGGCTGGCGGCAAAGCCAAGCTGGAAGTGATCCGTGATGGCAAGCGCCAGAACGTTGAGCTGACCGTCGGCGCCATCCCGGAAGAAGGTGCGACCCTGGATGCCCTGGGCAATGCCAAGCCAGGTGCCGAGCGCAGCAGCAACCGCCTGGGTATTGCCGTGGTTGAGCTGACCGCCGAGCAGAAGAAAACCTTCGACCTGCAGAGCGGTGTCGTGATCAAGGAAGTCCAGGACGGCCCGGCCGCCTTGATCGGCCTGCAGCCTGGCGACGTCATCACCCATCTGAACAACCAGGCGATCGACTCCACCAAGGAATTCACCGACATCGCCAAGGCGTTGCCGAAGAATCGTTCGGTGTCGATGCGCGTCCTGCGTCAAGGTCGAGCCAGCTTCATCACCTTCAAGCTGGCGGAGTAA
- a CDS encoding MucB/RseB C-terminal domain-containing protein produces the protein MRAIPLLTLWLSSWFALSAHADEAQDWLTRLGRAEQQQSFEGTFVYERNGSFSTHDIWHRVQDGHVRERLLQLDGAPQEALRVDGRTQCVSGALVSGLASSSDAPSRALEPQKLTQFYELAVIGKSRVAGRNAVIVSISPRDQYRYGVELHLDRETALPLKSLLLNDQGQLLERFQYTRLDTRAVPSDQDLQPGRECSPVAVSSPKASDMPATQVWHLDWLPPGFQQISAVTRKDTQTKSTVDSVMYGDGLARFSVFLESAKGADLNETRAQLGPTVAVSRRLNTVEGEMMVTVVGEIPIGTAERIALSVRSGKAAAKP, from the coding sequence ATGCGCGCCATACCGCTCCTTACGCTTTGGCTCAGTAGTTGGTTTGCACTATCCGCCCATGCCGATGAAGCCCAAGACTGGCTGACTCGACTTGGGCGTGCAGAGCAGCAGCAAAGCTTTGAAGGCACATTTGTCTACGAACGTAATGGTAGTTTTTCTACCCATGACATCTGGCATCGCGTCCAGGATGGTCATGTACGTGAGCGCTTGTTGCAGCTCGATGGCGCTCCCCAGGAAGCCCTTAGGGTAGACGGTCGCACACAATGCGTCAGCGGTGCGCTGGTTTCCGGCCTGGCGAGTTCCTCTGATGCACCTTCGCGTGCACTCGAACCACAAAAACTTACTCAATTCTACGAATTGGCCGTTATCGGTAAATCTCGCGTGGCCGGTCGTAATGCGGTGATCGTGTCGATCAGCCCGCGTGATCAATATCGCTATGGTGTTGAATTACACCTGGATCGTGAAACCGCGCTGCCGCTCAAATCCTTGCTGCTCAATGATCAGGGGCAGTTGTTGGAGCGCTTTCAGTATACGCGCCTGGATACCCGCGCCGTTCCGTCCGACCAGGACTTGCAGCCTGGCCGCGAGTGCTCGCCTGTCGCTGTTTCCTCCCCTAAAGCCTCCGACATGCCTGCCACCCAGGTGTGGCATCTGGATTGGCTGCCGCCTGGCTTCCAACAGATCAGTGCTGTCACGCGCAAAGATACCCAAACCAAATCCACGGTCGATAGCGTGATGTATGGCGATGGGCTCGCGCGTTTCTCCGTGTTTCTGGAGTCAGCAAAAGGTGCGGATCTGAACGAAACCCGTGCCCAGCTTGGGCCAACCGTAGCCGTATCCCGACGTTTGAATACGGTGGAAGGTGAAATGATGGTAACGGTGGTAGGCGAAATCCCTATCGGCACTGCTGAGCGTATCGCCTTATCGGTGCGTAGTGGAAAGGCTGCTGCCAAGCCATGA
- a CDS encoding sigma-E factor negative regulatory protein: protein MSRDALQESLSAVMDNEADELELRRVLNAFDDAETRDTWSRYQVARAVMHKDLLIPRLDIAAAVSAALADEAVPAKAARGPWRSLGRLAVAASVTVAVLAGVRLYNQDEIAGNELAQQTQQPVMAGPQVKGPAVLAGYKESSDTTGPMANGVLQGQSGWQDQRLPGYLRQHAQESASKGTDSALPYARAASQENR from the coding sequence ATGAGTCGTGATGCCCTGCAGGAATCGCTGTCCGCAGTGATGGATAACGAAGCGGATGAACTGGAACTTCGTCGGGTGCTCAATGCATTTGATGATGCCGAAACCCGTGATACCTGGTCTCGTTACCAAGTCGCTCGGGCGGTGATGCACAAGGATCTTCTAATCCCTCGACTGGATATTGCTGCGGCCGTTTCTGCTGCGCTTGCTGATGAAGCCGTTCCGGCAAAAGCTGCACGGGGTCCATGGCGTAGCCTGGGTCGCCTGGCAGTAGCTGCTTCGGTCACCGTCGCTGTGCTCGCTGGTGTTCGCCTGTACAACCAGGACGAGATTGCTGGCAACGAGTTGGCCCAACAGACTCAGCAACCGGTCATGGCCGGTCCGCAAGTCAAAGGTCCGGCTGTACTGGCAGGCTACAAGGAAAGCTCCGATACCACCGGCCCTATGGCTAATGGTGTGCTTCAAGGGCAATCCGGTTGGCAGGACCAGCGTCTTCCAGGCTACCTGCGTCAACATGCGCAGGAATCGGCTTCGAAAGGCACTGATAGCGCTCTGCCATACGCTCGCGCAGCAAGCCAGGAAAACCGTTGA
- the nadB gene encoding L-aspartate oxidase, whose amino-acid sequence MSQQFQHDVLVIGSGAAGLSLALTLPSHLRIAVLSKGDLANGSTFWAQGGVAAVLDDTDTVQSHVEDTLNAGGGLCHEEAVRFTVEHSREAIQWLIDQGVPFTRDEHAGSDDGGFEFHLTREGGHSHRRIIHAADATGAAIFKTLLEQARQRPNIQLLEQRVAVDLITEKRLGLAGERCLGAYVLNRASGEVDTYGARFTILASGGAAKVYLYTSNPDGACGDGIAMAWRSGCRVANLEFNQFHPTCLYHPQAKSFLITEALRGEGAHLKLPNGERFMQRFDPRAELAPRDIVARAIDHEMKRLGIDCVYLDISHKPEAFIKTHFPTVYERCLTFNIDITKGPIPVVPAAHYTCGGVMVDQHGRTDVPGLYAIGETSFTGLHGANRMASNSLLECFVYARSAAADILEQLPRIPVPAALPRWDASQVTDSDEDVIIAHNWDELRRFMWDYVGIVRTNKRLQRAQHRVRLLLDEIDEFYSNYKVSRDLIELRNLAQVAELMIRSAMERKESRGLHYTLDYPQMLPEARDTILVPTTYGG is encoded by the coding sequence ATGAGCCAACAGTTCCAACACGATGTCCTGGTAATCGGCAGCGGCGCGGCCGGCTTGAGCCTTGCGCTGACCCTGCCCAGCCACCTGCGTATCGCCGTCTTGAGCAAAGGCGACCTGGCCAACGGCTCGACATTCTGGGCCCAAGGCGGCGTCGCCGCGGTGCTGGATGACACCGACACGGTGCAATCCCATGTTGAGGATACCCTCAATGCCGGCGGCGGCCTGTGCCATGAAGAGGCGGTGCGCTTCACCGTCGAGCACAGCCGGGAAGCCATCCAATGGCTGATCGACCAGGGTGTGCCGTTCACACGCGATGAACATGCCGGCAGCGACGACGGTGGCTTTGAGTTCCACCTGACCCGGGAAGGCGGCCACAGTCATCGTCGAATCATTCATGCTGCCGACGCCACCGGCGCGGCCATTTTCAAGACTCTGCTCGAGCAGGCCCGCCAACGCCCCAATATTCAATTGCTTGAACAACGCGTCGCCGTCGACCTGATCACCGAAAAACGCCTGGGCCTGGCGGGCGAACGCTGCCTCGGTGCCTACGTGCTCAACCGTGCCAGTGGCGAAGTCGATACCTACGGCGCACGTTTCACTATTCTTGCCTCGGGCGGCGCGGCCAAGGTCTACCTCTATACCAGCAACCCCGACGGCGCCTGTGGCGATGGCATTGCCATGGCCTGGCGTTCGGGCTGCCGGGTGGCCAACCTGGAGTTCAACCAGTTCCACCCCACCTGCCTGTACCACCCCCAGGCCAAGAGCTTCCTGATCACCGAAGCCCTGCGTGGCGAAGGCGCGCACCTGAAGCTGCCCAATGGCGAACGCTTCATGCAGCGCTTCGACCCTCGCGCCGAGCTGGCACCGCGCGATATTGTTGCCCGCGCCATCGACCATGAAATGAAGCGCCTGGGTATCGACTGCGTATACCTGGACATCAGCCATAAGCCCGAAGCCTTCATCAAGACCCACTTTCCGACGGTCTATGAACGTTGCCTGACCTTCAATATCGACATCACCAAAGGCCCGATCCCGGTGGTACCCGCTGCGCACTACACCTGCGGCGGCGTAATGGTCGACCAGCATGGCCGCACCGATGTGCCTGGCCTGTACGCCATCGGCGAAACCAGTTTCACCGGCCTGCACGGCGCCAACCGCATGGCCAGCAATTCACTGCTCGAATGTTTTGTGTATGCACGCTCAGCCGCAGCCGACATCCTTGAACAACTGCCGCGCATCCCGGTACCGGCCGCCCTGCCCCGCTGGGATGCCAGCCAGGTGACCGATTCGGACGAGGACGTGATCATCGCCCACAACTGGGACGAGCTGCGGCGCTTCATGTGGGACTACGTGGGGATCGTGCGCACCAACAAGCGCCTGCAACGCGCCCAGCACCGGGTGCGCTTGCTGCTGGATGAAATTGACGAGTTCTACAGCAACTACAAGGTCAGCCGTGACCTGATCGAATTACGCAACCTGGCGCAAGTGGCAGAGCTGATGATTCGCTCGGCCATGGAGCGCAAGGAAAGCCGGGGCCTGCATTACACCCTCGACTACCCGCAGATGCTGCCCGAAGCCCGCGACACTATCCTGGTGCCAACCACCTACGGCGGCTGA
- a CDS encoding protein YgfX, whose amino-acid sequence MSSPSNRFECRWQASRLLLAAYLLAQLIALGSLLVLNLPYSSLGILLCLAHCTWVLPRHILLTHRSSIRGLRRDDDGWQLWNAACGWHAVQLRPDSLALPLIVVLRYRVQGERRVRSICVPQDAQAADVHRRLRVRLKFSRRRWLAPG is encoded by the coding sequence GTGTCCAGCCCAAGTAATCGCTTCGAATGCCGCTGGCAGGCCTCACGCCTGTTGCTGGCGGCGTATCTGCTTGCCCAACTGATTGCGCTGGGCAGCTTGCTTGTGCTGAACCTGCCTTATTCAAGCCTTGGCATCCTGCTATGCCTGGCTCACTGCACCTGGGTGCTGCCGCGCCATATCCTGCTCACTCACCGTTCGTCGATTCGTGGCCTGCGCCGTGACGACGATGGCTGGCAGTTATGGAACGCCGCGTGCGGCTGGCACGCGGTGCAATTGCGTCCCGACAGCCTCGCGTTGCCTCTGATCGTTGTGTTGCGCTACCGGGTGCAGGGTGAGCGGCGAGTGCGTTCGATCTGTGTGCCGCAGGACGCACAGGCCGCCGATGTACACCGGCGCCTGCGGGTGCGCCTGAAGTTCAGCCGCCGTAGGTGGTTGGCACCAGGATAG
- a CDS encoding succinate dehydrogenase assembly factor 2, giving the protein MVEDVEINRLFWHSRRGMLELDVLLVPFTKEVYATLDKVDRDLYVRLLECEDQDMFGWFMERSESEDPELQRMVRKILDRVQPK; this is encoded by the coding sequence ATGGTCGAAGATGTAGAAATCAATCGTCTCTTCTGGCACAGCCGTCGTGGCATGCTTGAGCTGGATGTGTTGTTGGTGCCGTTCACCAAGGAAGTGTACGCGACGCTCGATAAAGTCGATCGCGATCTCTACGTCAGGCTGCTTGAATGCGAAGACCAGGATATGTTCGGCTGGTTCATGGAGCGCTCCGAATCTGAAGATCCGGAACTGCAGCGCATGGTTCGCAAGATTCTGGACCGTGTCCAGCCCAAGTAA